In one Dehalogenimonas formicexedens genomic region, the following are encoded:
- a CDS encoding histone deacetylase family protein: protein MKTGYVFHPSYLLHDPGAGHPEAAARLASVMAYLKSSGLLERLVKVEARRATAEEISLVHTPAYQEKINSICASGGGSLDADTVLSPGSCEASEYAAGGAVAAVEAVMSGTTGKCFALVRPPGHHAFPGRGSGFCVYNNIAVAARYARVKFGVRRAAILDFDVHHGNGTQGIFDDDPETMYVSVHQSPHYPGSGGVDDTGMGGGRGTKVNIPLPAGCGDAQYALVYDEIVMPAVRRFKPELILVSAGYDAHRDDPLGGMKLTETGYAAIVARIAALSEECCGGKAVFCLEGGYNLEALARSIGATFRVLVEEAPAVGIETEPLNYNFGPPDIAGLIRELKTIHKI, encoded by the coding sequence ATGAAAACCGGCTACGTCTTCCACCCCTCATACCTCCTCCATGATCCCGGCGCCGGGCATCCGGAAGCCGCGGCGCGGTTGGCATCGGTGATGGCTTACCTGAAATCGTCCGGCCTCCTTGAAAGGCTGGTCAAAGTCGAAGCCCGTCGCGCAACCGCCGAGGAAATTTCCCTCGTCCATACCCCGGCGTATCAGGAGAAAATCAATTCGATATGCGCCTCAGGCGGCGGCAGCCTGGACGCGGATACCGTCCTTTCACCGGGGTCTTGCGAAGCATCGGAATATGCCGCCGGAGGCGCTGTGGCGGCTGTAGAGGCGGTGATGAGCGGAACAACAGGGAAATGCTTTGCCCTGGTCCGGCCGCCCGGCCATCACGCTTTCCCCGGCCGGGGTTCCGGCTTCTGCGTCTACAACAATATCGCCGTCGCCGCCCGGTACGCCAGGGTAAAATTCGGCGTCCGGCGGGCGGCCATCCTGGATTTTGACGTCCACCACGGCAACGGCACCCAGGGGATCTTCGACGATGATCCGGAAACTATGTATGTGTCCGTCCACCAGTCGCCCCACTACCCCGGCAGCGGCGGCGTCGATGATACAGGGATGGGTGGCGGGAGGGGTACCAAGGTCAACATCCCGTTGCCGGCGGGTTGCGGCGACGCGCAGTACGCCTTAGTCTACGATGAGATCGTGATGCCGGCCGTCAGGCGTTTCAAGCCTGAGTTGATCCTGGTTTCCGCCGGCTATGATGCCCACCGGGACGACCCGCTTGGGGGGATGAAACTGACCGAAACCGGCTACGCGGCGATTGTGGCGAGGATCGCGGCGCTGTCGGAGGAGTGCTGCGGCGGCAAAGCCGTTTTCTGCCTCGAGGGCGGGTACAATCTGGAGGCTCTTGCCAGATCGATCGGGGCGACTTTCAGGGTGTTGGTGGAGGAGGCCCCGGCGGTGGGGATCGAGACGGAACCGTTAAATTACAACTTTGGGCCACCGGATATAGCCGGACTGATCAGGGAACTCAAAACGATCCATAAAATCTGA
- a CDS encoding CTP synthase, producing the protein MTKYIFVTGGVVSSVGKGITVASIGTVLKSRGVSVSVLKLDPYLNVDPGTMSPYQHGEVFVTGDGAETDLDLGNYERFIDIDLTAESNTTSGQVYSAVIARERRGDFLGGTIQVVPHLTGEIKDRFKKLAVKSKADVILIEVGGTVGDIEGQPFLEAIRQMRKDVGRDNVLYVHVTLLPYIGPTQELKTKPTQHSVNELRRIGIQPDVVVCRSDVPIPESIRDKISLFCDVDREAVIFAQTVDSIYEVPLMLESEGLGDFLVRKLDLKSHAPELDAWREMVSCVKGACGTVRIALVGKYVELKDAYYSVREALSHAGMFHGRKVQIDWIQSEDLEKPGGEKLLEHAQGIIVPGGFGDRGIEGMIKAAQYARVHKVPYFGLCLGLQIMVIEFGRNVLSHSRANSTEFDAGTAHPVIDIMPEQKAVCGKGGTMRLGNWPCQLVGGTQAASAYGRDLIYERHRHRFEFNNQYLERYEAAGMVFSGLSPDRKLVEICELKGHPWMIASQFHPEFTSRPGKPQPLFRDFIGAAKNVIREGDQPALPLTEISNV; encoded by the coding sequence ATGACTAAATACATCTTCGTCACCGGCGGCGTGGTCAGCTCAGTGGGCAAAGGCATCACCGTCGCCAGCATCGGCACCGTGCTGAAAAGCCGGGGAGTCAGCGTCTCGGTCCTCAAGCTCGATCCTTATCTCAATGTCGATCCCGGCACCATGTCTCCCTACCAGCACGGCGAGGTCTTCGTCACCGGCGACGGCGCCGAGACCGACCTCGACCTGGGCAACTACGAACGCTTTATCGACATCGATCTCACCGCCGAATCCAACACCACATCCGGCCAGGTGTATTCCGCGGTCATCGCTAGGGAACGCCGCGGCGATTTCCTGGGCGGCACCATCCAGGTGGTGCCGCACCTGACGGGCGAGATCAAAGACCGGTTCAAGAAGCTGGCGGTCAAATCCAAAGCCGACGTCATCCTGATCGAAGTCGGCGGCACGGTCGGCGACATCGAAGGCCAGCCGTTTTTGGAAGCCATCCGCCAGATGCGCAAGGATGTCGGCCGCGACAATGTCCTCTACGTTCATGTCACTCTCCTTCCTTATATAGGGCCCACCCAGGAACTCAAGACCAAGCCCACCCAGCACAGCGTCAACGAACTCCGCCGTATCGGTATCCAGCCGGATGTCGTCGTCTGCCGTTCCGATGTTCCCATCCCTGAATCGATACGCGACAAGATATCCCTTTTCTGCGACGTCGACCGGGAAGCCGTCATTTTTGCCCAGACCGTCGATTCTATTTACGAAGTGCCCCTGATGCTTGAATCGGAAGGCCTGGGCGACTTCCTCGTCCGCAAGCTGGACCTGAAGTCCCATGCCCCCGAACTCGACGCCTGGCGCGAAATGGTATCCTGCGTCAAGGGCGCCTGCGGTACCGTCCGCATCGCGCTGGTCGGCAAATATGTCGAATTGAAAGACGCCTATTACTCCGTCCGAGAGGCTCTTTCCCACGCCGGTATGTTCCACGGCCGCAAGGTGCAGATAGACTGGATCCAGTCTGAAGACCTGGAAAAACCCGGCGGCGAGAAACTGCTGGAGCACGCCCAGGGCATCATCGTTCCCGGCGGTTTCGGCGACCGGGGCATCGAGGGCATGATCAAGGCCGCCCAGTACGCCCGCGTCCATAAGGTGCCTTACTTCGGCCTGTGCCTGGGCCTGCAGATCATGGTCATCGAGTTCGGGCGCAACGTGCTGTCGCATTCCCGCGCCAATTCCACCGAGTTCGACGCCGGCACCGCCCACCCGGTGATAGACATCATGCCGGAGCAGAAGGCGGTCTGCGGCAAGGGCGGCACGATGAGGCTGGGCAATTGGCCGTGTCAACTGGTTGGCGGCACCCAGGCGGCATCCGCCTACGGGCGCGACCTTATTTACGAACGCCACCGTCACCGCTTCGAGTTCAACAACCAGTACCTGGAACGCTATGAAGCGGCGGGCATGGTTTTTTCCGGCCTGTCGCCGGACCGGAAGCTCGTTGAGATCTGTGAGCTGAAGGGCCATCCGTGGATGATCGCCTCGCAGTTCCATCCTGAGTTCACCTCGCGGCCTGGCAAACCCCAGCCCCTCTTCCGCGATTTCATCGGCGCGGCCAAAAACGTCATCCGCGAGGGTGACCAGCCTGCTTTGCCGTTGACTGAAATATCTAATGTCTAA
- a CDS encoding cation diffusion facilitator family transporter → MSGASRVAAISVGSNSLLIALKLVVGLVTGSVSILAEAIHSSIDLLAAVIAFFGLRAAGKPADREHPFGHGKWENVSGSVEAVLIFVAAIWIIYEAVKKIMHGVEVELLGWGIAVMAVSVIVNTLVSRNLFKQAKIHDSIALEADGQHLRTDVITSLGVLVGLALVQFTGLKILDPIIAIGVALIIVKAAWDILRKSFGGIIDTGLPPEEEKIIIDTLAEHKSQLVDFHEIRTRKSGAERFADLHLVMPGTLSVDEAHKMCDHLEADLKRRLPRLEITLHVEPCDDSCKSCEMSCDSRRSG, encoded by the coding sequence ATGAGCGGTGCCAGCCGCGTCGCCGCCATCTCCGTCGGCTCCAACTCGCTGCTGATCGCCCTTAAGCTGGTAGTGGGGCTGGTCACCGGCTCGGTCAGCATCCTGGCCGAGGCCATCCATTCCTCGATCGACCTTCTGGCGGCGGTCATCGCCTTTTTCGGCCTGCGCGCCGCCGGCAAGCCCGCCGACCGGGAGCACCCTTTCGGCCACGGCAAATGGGAGAACGTCTCCGGCAGCGTCGAAGCCGTCCTCATCTTTGTCGCCGCTATCTGGATCATCTACGAGGCGGTCAAGAAGATCATGCACGGCGTCGAGGTCGAACTCCTCGGCTGGGGCATCGCGGTCATGGCGGTGTCCGTGATTGTAAATACCCTGGTCAGCCGCAACCTGTTCAAGCAGGCGAAGATCCATGATTCGATAGCCCTCGAGGCGGACGGCCAGCACCTGCGGACGGACGTCATCACCTCGCTTGGCGTCCTGGTGGGCCTGGCGCTGGTCCAGTTCACCGGCCTCAAGATCCTCGACCCGATCATCGCCATAGGGGTTGCTTTGATCATCGTCAAGGCCGCCTGGGACATTCTCAGGAAGTCTTTCGGCGGCATTATCGATACCGGGCTGCCACCGGAGGAAGAGAAGATCATCATCGATACCCTGGCGGAACATAAAAGCCAGTTAGTCGATTTCCATGAGATCCGCACCCGAAAATCCGGCGCCGAGAGGTTTGCCGACCTGCACCTGGTCATGCCGGGGACGCTTTCGGTCGATGAGGCGCACAAGATGTGCGACCATTTGGAAGCCGACCTGAAACGCCGCCTTCCCCGATTGGAAATAACCCTCCATGTCGAACCCTGCGACGATTCTTGCAAGTCCTGCGAAATGTCCTGCGATTCACGGCGGAGCGGATAG
- a CDS encoding endonuclease domain-containing protein, with translation MKRTNTELARNLRREQTPAERLLWNHLNAKQLGSLKFRRQHPIGDYIVDFVCPAKLLIIELDGGQHDEANNRINDAQRAKVLEAMGYQVIRFWNSEVLQNPEGVILVIRQCLGFVE, from the coding sequence ATGAAACGAACTAACACAGAACTTGCCCGAAATCTTCGGCGGGAACAAACGCCGGCGGAGAGATTGCTCTGGAATCACCTGAACGCAAAACAACTGGGTAGCCTTAAGTTCAGGCGGCAACATCCTATCGGGGATTACATCGTGGATTTTGTCTGTCCGGCTAAGCTCCTCATAATAGAACTTGATGGCGGCCAACACGACGAGGCAAACAACCGAATCAACGACGCTCAGAGGGCGAAAGTTCTCGAAGCGATGGGTTATCAGGTAATCAGGTTCTGGAACAGCGAGGTACTTCAAAATCCAGAGGGAGTTATACTAGTGATAAGACAATGCCTGGGCTTTGTTGAGTAA
- the fsa gene encoding fructose-6-phosphate aldolase, translated as MKIFLDTANISEIKKGAAMGVIHGVTTNPSLVAKEGHKDYKAVVKEIANLLPVAAPISVEVVSEAVADMVADGKRFYSWAPENVVVKLPMNAEGLQATRELAKDGVRVNMTLCFSANQAILGALAGVAFISPFLGRLDDIGHDGMQLIRDILAIYRNYDFKTEVIAASIRHPLHTIDAAKAGAHIATIPYKVLEQMLKHPLTDIGIQRFLDDWKKSGATNL; from the coding sequence ATGAAAATATTCCTCGATACCGCCAACATCTCCGAAATCAAAAAGGGCGCCGCGATGGGCGTCATCCACGGCGTGACCACCAACCCGTCCCTGGTGGCAAAGGAAGGGCACAAGGACTATAAAGCCGTCGTTAAGGAGATTGCCAACCTCCTGCCGGTGGCGGCGCCGATCTCTGTCGAGGTCGTTTCCGAGGCAGTGGCCGACATGGTCGCCGACGGCAAGCGGTTTTATTCCTGGGCGCCGGAAAACGTCGTCGTCAAGCTGCCGATGAACGCCGAGGGACTCCAGGCGACGCGCGAACTTGCCAAGGACGGCGTCCGGGTTAATATGACGCTGTGTTTTTCGGCCAACCAGGCTATTCTGGGGGCTCTCGCCGGCGTTGCCTTTATCAGCCCGTTCCTGGGCCGCCTCGACGACATCGGCCACGACGGGATGCAGCTTATCCGGGACATCCTGGCCATCTACCGGAACTACGATTTCAAGACCGAGGTCATCGCCGCTTCCATCCGCCACCCCCTCCACACCATTGACGCCGCCAAGGCCGGCGCCCATATCGCCACTATTCCTTACAAAGTGCTTGAGCAAATGCTGAAACATCCCCTCACTGATATCGGCATCCAACGTTTCCTCGATGATTGGAAAAAGTCGGGAGCCACCAATCTCTAA
- a CDS encoding four helix bundle protein gives METVKPKHDLEERTLNFAKRVVTFVGTVPQSLANVEIIKQLVRSSGSIGANYIEANEAISKKDFTLRVKICRKEAKETRYWLQLIEAKGDEQVKQRELLFKEATEITKIFGAIVDKTT, from the coding sequence TTGGAAACCGTAAAACCGAAACATGACCTTGAAGAGCGGACGTTGAATTTCGCAAAACGGGTCGTTACGTTTGTCGGAACGGTTCCGCAAAGTTTGGCCAATGTCGAAATAATTAAACAACTAGTCAGATCATCAGGCTCAATAGGTGCCAACTATATTGAAGCCAACGAGGCGATAAGCAAAAAAGATTTTACATTAAGAGTAAAAATCTGCCGCAAAGAGGCTAAAGAAACGCGATACTGGTTGCAGCTTATTGAGGCAAAAGGTGACGAACAGGTTAAACAGAGGGAATTGCTTTTCAAAGAGGCAACCGAGATCACCAAGATATTTGGAGCTATTGTAGATAAAACGACTTGA
- a CDS encoding cytochrome c3 family protein — MRSLHPNHKLVILTAIVFASLLLIPACSGQGAKTNTSTTSNGIITDPPTIPSTGVPQLNVPAALISQKTTLQNTQYVVFAWNDLGMHCLNPSYDSAVVLPPYNTIWAQVVKRGNPPQVVTQGFSVEYRIVGNTYSYGKSVFGQFWDNVLKLFGVTVEKNKGLNLVDPSISNGLSGSMVNKTDHFEVDGIPLTPILDNGTWTPYQIAEITVKNSGGSIVAQTYTTAPTSEEMNCAKCHGTTNTFANILATHDKNEGTSLVSQKPVLCASCHGSPVLGLTQPGSAGTFLSQAMHTKHSTVNPQPNCYDCHPGANTNCSRSIAHTAADGNCTSCHGTLANVGSSITAGRVPWFTEPKCVQCHSGVAEVDTGSILYRNDTGHGGMYCTACHSSPHAMVPTEVLSDNFQALQYQGKALPIGACETCHPTSKGGGNNGSLGEYMEAHGGTTPERFNACNVCHTAVTTANTSQWPHMFQWLKR, encoded by the coding sequence ATGCGTTCACTTCACCCGAACCACAAACTTGTAATCCTCACGGCGATAGTTTTTGCTTCCCTTTTATTGATCCCGGCATGCTCCGGGCAAGGCGCGAAAACAAACACCAGCACGACTTCAAACGGCATCATCACCGATCCGCCCACCATTCCCTCAACCGGCGTACCTCAACTGAACGTTCCGGCTGCGTTGATCAGCCAGAAAACCACCCTCCAGAATACCCAGTACGTTGTTTTCGCCTGGAACGACCTCGGCATGCACTGCCTGAACCCGTCCTACGATTCGGCGGTTGTCTTGCCGCCTTATAACACCATCTGGGCACAGGTGGTCAAGCGGGGTAACCCGCCGCAGGTGGTTACCCAGGGTTTTAGCGTTGAGTACCGCATCGTGGGCAATACCTACTCATATGGCAAGAGCGTTTTCGGTCAATTCTGGGACAATGTGCTCAAGCTTTTCGGCGTGACTGTCGAAAAGAACAAAGGCTTGAATCTCGTCGATCCGTCGATCAGCAACGGCCTGTCCGGTTCAATGGTCAACAAGACCGACCACTTCGAGGTCGACGGCATCCCCCTGACCCCCATCCTGGACAACGGCACCTGGACGCCCTATCAGATAGCCGAGATAACGGTAAAGAACTCCGGCGGTTCCATTGTTGCTCAAACTTACACCACGGCGCCGACATCGGAAGAGATGAACTGCGCCAAGTGCCATGGCACCACGAATACCTTCGCCAACATCCTGGCTACCCATGACAAAAATGAAGGCACTTCCCTGGTCAGCCAGAAACCCGTGCTGTGCGCCAGTTGCCACGGTTCTCCGGTGCTGGGGCTAACCCAACCCGGGTCTGCCGGGACCTTCCTGTCCCAGGCGATGCACACCAAGCATTCAACGGTGAATCCCCAGCCGAATTGCTACGACTGCCATCCGGGCGCCAACACCAATTGCAGCCGCAGTATAGCCCACACCGCCGCCGACGGGAACTGCACCAGCTGCCACGGGACGCTGGCTAATGTTGGAAGCTCTATCACCGCCGGCCGGGTGCCCTGGTTCACCGAGCCGAAATGTGTCCAGTGCCATTCGGGTGTGGCGGAAGTCGACACCGGTTCGATTCTCTACCGCAATGACACAGGCCACGGGGGTATGTACTGCACCGCCTGCCACTCCAGCCCGCACGCCATGGTGCCGACGGAGGTCCTATCCGACAATTTCCAGGCGTTGCAATACCAGGGCAAGGCGTTGCCTATCGGGGCCTGTGAGACCTGCCATCCCACCTCAAAGGGAGGCGGTAACAACGGGAGCCTGGGTGAGTACATGGAAGCCCACGGCGGCACCACCCCGGAGCGTTTCAACGCCTGCAACGTGTGCCACACCGCGGTCACCACCGCCAACACCAGCCAATGGCCCCATATGTTCCAGTGGTTGAAGCGATAA
- a CDS encoding ribbon-helix-helix domain-containing protein, producing MEKTKVAVTIDTKTLERLDRMVKNRVFNNRSRAIQQAVEEKLDRLQRSRLAIECAKLDIPAERSMAEEGLAEDAITWPEY from the coding sequence ATGGAAAAGACCAAAGTTGCTGTTACTATCGACACCAAGACTCTTGAACGTCTGGATCGTATGGTTAAAAACCGCGTTTTCAATAATCGAAGCAGGGCGATCCAGCAAGCCGTCGAGGAGAAACTTGACCGGCTTCAGAGGAGCAGGCTCGCGATAGAATGCGCTAAACTCGATATCCCAGCGGAGAGGTCCATGGCCGAAGAAGGTCTGGCTGAGGACGCTATAACGTGGCCCGAATACTGA
- the rho gene encoding transcription termination factor Rho yields MSREDLLELAKRMKLVGVTGAKKQEIVLRLLQAFTEQQGNIFCSGILEIMPDGYGFLRQASLLPSNSDIYISQSQIRRFGLRTGDMIIGQSRHAKPGEKYYSLLRVEAINDLNPDVAKQRPHFGALTPTFPDKMINLETEMGQLSTRLINLIAPIGRGQRGMVVSPPKAGKTMLLKNIANAATGNYNDIHLMVVLIGERPEEVTDMRRSVKGEVMAATFDEAVENQTRVAELALERAKRMVESGKDVLILLDGITRLTRAYNLAMPPSGRTLSGGLDPVALHPAKKFFGAARNTAEGGSLTIIATCLVDTGSRMDDLIYEEFKGTGNMELHLDRRLAERRIFPAFDIPRSGTRREELLMSDQTFRQVQLLRRMVALIADDATHFAEVTERVLDKLKKSRNNTEFLDNLQRGKD; encoded by the coding sequence ATGAGCAGGGAAGACCTGCTCGAACTGGCCAAGCGGATGAAGCTGGTCGGTGTCACCGGCGCCAAGAAGCAGGAGATCGTGCTGCGGCTGCTCCAGGCGTTCACCGAGCAGCAGGGCAACATCTTCTGCTCCGGCATCCTGGAGATCATGCCGGACGGCTACGGCTTCCTGCGCCAGGCGTCGCTGCTGCCGTCGAACTCCGATATCTATATCTCCCAGTCCCAGATCCGCCGCTTCGGACTGAGGACCGGCGACATGATCATCGGCCAGTCGCGCCACGCCAAGCCGGGCGAGAAATACTATTCGCTGCTTAGAGTCGAAGCCATCAATGACCTTAACCCGGACGTCGCCAAGCAGCGGCCTCATTTCGGCGCTCTCACTCCCACGTTCCCGGACAAGATGATCAACCTCGAGACCGAAATGGGACAGCTTTCGACCCGCCTCATCAACCTCATCGCCCCCATCGGCCGGGGCCAGCGCGGCATGGTCGTATCGCCGCCCAAGGCCGGCAAGACGATGCTTCTCAAGAATATCGCCAACGCCGCCACCGGCAATTACAACGACATTCACCTGATGGTCGTCCTTATCGGCGAGCGCCCGGAAGAAGTCACCGACATGCGCCGCTCGGTCAAGGGCGAGGTCATGGCCGCCACCTTCGATGAAGCCGTGGAGAACCAGACCCGCGTCGCCGAGCTGGCCCTCGAGCGCGCCAAGCGCATGGTGGAATCCGGCAAGGACGTCCTGATCCTGCTCGACGGCATCACCCGCTTGACCCGCGCCTACAACCTGGCCATGCCGCCATCCGGCCGCACCCTGTCCGGCGGCCTCGACCCCGTCGCCCTGCACCCGGCCAAGAAGTTCTTCGGCGCCGCCCGCAATACCGCGGAAGGCGGCAGCTTGACCATCATCGCCACCTGCCTGGTCGACACCGGCTCCCGCATGGACGACCTGATCTACGAAGAGTTCAAGGGCACCGGCAACATGGAACTGCACCTCGACCGCAGACTGGCTGAACGCAGGATCTTCCCCGCCTTCGACATCCCGCGCTCCGGCACCCGCCGCGAGGAACTGCTTATGTCGGATCAAACTTTCAGGCAGGTCCAATTGCTCCGGCGCATGGTCGCCCTCATCGCCGACGACGCCACCCACTTCGCCGAGGTCACCGAGCGCGTCCTGGACAAGCTCAAGAAGAGCCGCAACAACACCGAGTTCCTGGACAACCTGCAGCGGGGCAAAGACTAA
- a CDS encoding type II toxin-antitoxin system PemK/MazF family toxin gives MARILRGEVRWADLNPVKGHEQGGLRPVVIISQDVFNERSGTVIALAVTSQPQRAGFPLTLEIGGCGLPKQSWVKIGQVRALSNERIGETIGVLPPEQISQLVEGLNEIVGD, from the coding sequence GTGGCCCGAATACTGAGAGGCGAGGTCCGCTGGGCGGATCTCAATCCCGTTAAGGGACATGAACAGGGTGGTTTGAGGCCGGTTGTAATAATCAGCCAGGACGTTTTCAACGAAAGATCGGGAACCGTCATTGCTTTGGCGGTTACCAGCCAACCGCAGCGGGCGGGCTTCCCGCTAACCCTGGAAATCGGAGGCTGCGGGCTGCCCAAACAGTCATGGGTCAAGATCGGCCAGGTGCGCGCCCTTTCGAACGAACGTATCGGAGAAACCATCGGCGTCCTCCCTCCCGAGCAGATATCGCAACTTGTTGAAGGCCTCAACGAGATCGTCGGGGACTAG
- the secF gene encoding protein translocase subunit SecF yields MPNFIGKRNIFLIISGLLVIGSILSLTIFGLKSGIDFSAGSSLTVKFDIAPALADLNAKMRDLGHPEAVIQETGSGDFIIHLSVVTDAQKNSLETGLETSFGALTEEGFESIDPTIAGDTRKIAAGAIALAAVGILLYLTYAFRRMPKPLHYGTGAVIALIHDVIVVLGIFAILASVFHWEIDLVFVIGILAVLGYTVNNTVVIYDRIRENVLRGVAPTFEATVNRSVVETVVRSMNTSFTTIIAVLALMLFVGATVENLAIVMFIGILVGTYDSLFVAPAILVIWDNFDKRRLAPRVSRAGT; encoded by the coding sequence ATGCCTAACTTCATCGGCAAAAGAAATATTTTTCTGATCATCTCCGGGCTGCTGGTTATCGGCTCGATACTCAGCCTGACGATTTTCGGCCTCAAATCAGGCATCGATTTTTCCGCCGGTTCGTCGCTCACCGTCAAGTTCGACATTGCCCCCGCCCTGGCTGACCTGAACGCTAAAATGCGCGATCTGGGCCACCCCGAAGCCGTCATCCAGGAAACCGGCAGCGGTGATTTCATCATCCATCTCAGCGTTGTCACCGATGCTCAGAAGAACAGCCTGGAGACCGGCCTTGAGACCTCCTTCGGCGCGCTCACTGAAGAGGGCTTCGAGTCAATCGATCCGACCATCGCCGGCGATACCCGGAAAATCGCCGCCGGGGCCATCGCCCTGGCCGCCGTCGGCATTCTGCTGTACCTGACCTATGCCTTCAGGCGGATGCCCAAGCCGCTTCATTATGGCACCGGCGCCGTCATCGCCCTGATTCACGATGTCATCGTCGTCCTGGGTATCTTCGCCATCCTGGCCAGCGTCTTCCATTGGGAGATAGACCTGGTATTCGTCATTGGCATCCTGGCCGTGCTCGGCTACACCGTGAACAACACCGTGGTCATCTATGACCGCATCCGGGAAAACGTGCTGCGCGGCGTGGCTCCGACCTTCGAAGCCACCGTCAACCGCAGCGTCGTCGAGACCGTGGTCAGGTCGATGAATACCTCCTTTACCACCATCATCGCAGTGCTGGCGCTGATGCTCTTCGTCGGCGCCACCGTGGAGAACCTGGCTATCGTCATGTTCATCGGCATCCTGGTCGGCACCTACGACTCCCTGTTTGTGGCCCCGGCGATCCTGGTGATCTGGGACAATTTCGACAAAAGACGCCTTGCGCCCAGGGTTTCCCGGGCAGGAACCTAG